The following proteins come from a genomic window of Streptococcus pneumoniae:
- a CDS encoding DUF960 domain-containing protein — protein sequence MAFTNTHMRSASFGIVTSLPDDIIDSFWYIIDHFLKNVFELEEELEFQLLNNQGKITFHFSSQHLPTAIDFDFNHPFDPRYPPRVLVLDMDGRETILLPEENDLF from the coding sequence ATGGCTTTTACCAATACCCACATGCGATCTGCTAGTTTTGGCATTGTTACCAGCTTGCCCGATGACATCATTGACTCTTTTTGGTATATCATCGATCATTTCTTAAAAAATGTCTTTGAATTGGAAGAAGAACTCGAGTTTCAATTGCTTAATAACCAAGGAAAGATTACCTTCCACTTTTCAAGTCAACACCTCCCTACAGCCATTGATTTTGACTTTAACCATCCTTTCGACCCTCGTTATCCCCCAAGAGTACTGGTTTTAGACATGGACGGTAGAGAAACTATCCTCCTCCCAGAAGAAAATGACCTATTTTAA
- the rplM gene encoding 50S ribosomal protein L13: MNKTTFMAKPGQVERKWYVVDATDVPLGRLSAVVASVLRGKNKPTFTPHTDTGDFVIVINAEKVKLTGKKATDKIYYTHSNHPGGLKQISAGELRSKNAVRLIEKSVKGMLPHNTLGRAQGMKLKVFVGAEHTHAAQQPEVLDISGLI; this comes from the coding sequence ATGAACAAAACAACATTTATGGCTAAACCAGGCCAAGTTGAACGTAAATGGTACGTAGTTGACGCAACTGATGTACCACTTGGACGTCTTTCTGCAGTAGTTGCTAGCGTACTTCGCGGAAAAAACAAACCAACATTTACACCACACACTGATACAGGTGACTTCGTGATTGTTATCAATGCTGAAAAAGTTAAATTGACTGGTAAAAAAGCAACTGATAAAATCTACTACACTCACTCAAACCACCCAGGTGGATTGAAACAAATCTCTGCAGGTGAACTTCGTTCTAAAAATGCAGTACGTTTGATTGAGAAATCAGTTAAAGGTATGCTTCCACACAATACACTTGGACGCGCTCAAGGTATGAAGTTGAAAGTATTTGTTGGAGCTGAGCACACTCACGCTGCACAACAACCAGAAGTTCTTGACATTTCAGGACTTATCTAA